The window CGGGCCCCATGCACCTAGCTGGATACACTGAGGACCTGCCGTTCCACGGGGTGGCCACTATGCCCTGGGCTGCGGGATTCTCTTCCTTTGGCTGTGCCGTCGAGGACATCAGCCACCGTTATCAGAAGTCAACCCACGTCCTCATCCCGTATGAAGCTGACGATGCCTACAAGCTAATGATGGGGCAGATGATGCTGAATACTGGCTGGGAAGAACTGGAGAAGCAGGCGGCTGCGGATTTCACAGCCGAGGGTTTGCCATGGAAGCAAGCAAGCACCCAGCAGATCGCCTACGTGCGCTATGGCGGGCAGTTGGAAGACCTCGAGGTGATCTCGCCTGTGTCGCGTATTAACAGTTCCGAAGATATGGATAAACTTCTGGCGGCCTTCGAGGCTCTGTATGAGAGGGTATATGCTGGCGTGGCCAAGCATGAGCGGGCGGGTTTTCAAATCCTGGAGTTGGGACTCACGGCCAGTGTCCCAAAAGTCAAACCCAAGCTGGTGAAGCGACCGCTGGAGGGTAGGAAACCGCCTCGTGAGGCGATAAAGGGAGAGAGGGAGGTCTACTACAATGGGGTGTGGGAAAGGGCCGCCATATATGAGATGGACAAGCTGAGGCCAGGAAACGAAGTCAGCGGATTGGCTGTGGTCGAGGCTCCTGCTACCACCCTCTTCCTGCCTCCCGGAAGACGAATTAGGATGGACGAATGGACATTGATGTGGCTTACGTAACGCTTCTCACGACAGAAATGATTTCTATAAGGAGGTCAAGGTGGCTAAACGTACCAAACGTAAGGGAATAGGAGATGGCGGGAGAACCCTTAAGCAGATGCTTGAGGATAACAGAAGGCTTCTAAGGGAGACAGGCTGTTATGCTGGCATAACTGAGCCTCATGTGTTAAGAGATGACCCGGTCAAGGCTGAGCTTTTTCAGTGGCGCCTGCTATCGTCGCTCATATCCGGCCGCCAGACTGCCAGAATGATCTCTGGGTCGCCGTATGTTCGCGAGATGGCCGAGCTCTGCATGGGCCTCTACACGCCGGAAGGCGACAATGTGCTCCAATCTACCGGAATCCAGGTGCATGTCCGCCTGATGGGGGACAACGTAACCTGGATGATAGGAAACAACTATGAGGAAGATGTAGGGATAAACGAGGGCGACTTATTTGTGGCCAATGACCCAGTGATAGCTGGTGTACATTCGGTGGACGTCTATGACATTATGCCTATCTTTTGGGAGGATGGGCTTGTTGCCTGGGTGATTACTGTGATCCACGAAATGGACTGTGGGGGAGTCAGCCCGGGCTGTATGCCTGTCACTGCTGTGGAGCGGGGTGCAGATGGCCTGAAGTTCTGCTGCGAAAAGATGGGAACCGATGACAAGATCAGGCGTGATTTTGAGATCAAGATAGAGATATCGCTTGACCTTGCTGCTCACTTCCTCTTGGATCGCAAAAGCGCTGTTGCCTCCAATATCCGTGTCCGGGAAGAAGTTAAGAACATCATACGGGAATATGGCGTGGACTACTTCAAGAAAGCTACAAGGGAGCTTATCGAGGAAGAGCGGCGTAACCAGATCGCCCGCATAAAGCAGCGCACTGTTCCGGGGCGCTACCGTGATGTGGTGCCATTGGAACTCTACATGGCCCGGGTGCCAGTATCCTGGCTGCCAGCCAAGAAGGATGTCCTGCGGTTAATCCCTATGCAGATGGATATCCTACCCGAAGGCCGCCTGGTACTTGATTTCGATGGAGCAGGTGAGTGGGGCTGGCACTCCATGAATGTAACGCCAAAAGGCCTCTGGGGCGGGCTGTCCATATGTATTGTGCAGGCATTGTCTTATGACGGCCGTGGTAACCTAGGGTCCCTCCTGCCTTGTGAGATAAAGACGCCGACCGTTGACTCCATTCTTAATCCCAGCCAGATTAAGAAGTTGGCTACAAATTATCCGTGGGCACCGAAGTTAGATATCTTTAGCTTGTGGTGTGGCACGCTGGGTACTGCCTTTTACATGCGCGGCTTCAGAGAAGAAGTGTTCAACTGCGTGTCCAGCTCCGGGTGGCAACTGGCTGGGTACGACCAGTTTGGAAACAAGCGGCCCATGCAGGCTGGCGGAATTGGCAACTTTGGAGGCGGTGCCACCGGAGTAGGCGACGGGGTGGATACTGGGGCTTGGATGGCTACCCCTGAGACGGATTTGGGCAACTGGGAGGTGTGGGAGCTGTTTGTGCCTCAGCTATTCATGTCCAGGATACTTGAACCATATTCGGTGGGTTACGGCAGGTACCGCTCTGGCGTAGCTATACCGAGCATGGATATGCTTCACAGGTTTAGCGAGGGGATAGGCAGTGCTGCTATCGGTTGTGGTCATGATCGTATCCTGCCTAACATCGGCTTGTTCGGTGGATACCCTGGAGGAAAGCGGAACACCTTCCTCGTCCGCTACCACAACTTCGAGGATATGATTGCCAAGAGGCTGCCATTGATCCACGAGATAGGTAATCCACGGGAGTTCAAGAACCAGAAGTACGCTGACGTGATCTACTTTGACTACACGGTAGGCGCAGTCGAGGTTCGTGACAAAGACTTGACTGTCGCGGATAACGGATCGGCAGGTGGTCTTGGCGATCCCATTGAAAGGGATCCGGCACTTCAGAAGGCAGACCTGGACACTGGTCTCACCAACGCGGAGATCAGCAGGAATGTGTACTGCATTGAGGCTCGCTATGACGAGAAAGCGAAAGAATGGAAAATCGACGAGGGAGCCACCAAGAAACTGCGTGAAGCGAAGCGCAAGGAACGCTTGTCCAGAGGAGTGCCAGTGGAGGTGTGGTGGCAGACGTCCCGACAACGTGTGCTAAAGAAGAACATGGACCCGCTTCTTATTGAAATGTACCACAGCAGTATGAAGCTAAGTCAGAAGTTCACACAGGAGTTCAAGGACTTCTGGAGTTTGCCTGACGATTTCGCTCTATGAGGTGAAGAGATGGAATATAGCAAACAGGATTTGAAAGACCTATACGACGGCAAGCTTCCTTGGGAGAAGGTCAAGGAGATCATGAGTCGGCCCAAGGACGACGACCGGTTTGACAAGTATGTCGAGATACTCCAAGAGCGCGTGAAATGGCCCGAGAGAATTCTGCTGCCGATCGGAGAGCACCTCTACATCGTTGAAAAGGGTGGAGAGCGGATTGTGAAATGCGATTGCGGACACGAGTTCGGTGACTACAGACGGAACTGGAAGCTGAGCGCTCTCATCTTTGCAAGAGACACCCGTGAGAAGCTGGAAGAGATATATCCAGGTGTAAGGTGCCCTGACCCAAACTTTTGTGAAGTACGAGAGTATTGTTGTCCTGGCTGCGCTAGCCTACTCAAGGTGGAGAGCGTACCGGTGGGCTACCCGATCATTTTTGATTTTCTTCCGGACATAGACGCTTTCTATCGCGACTGGCTTGGAAGACCTCTTTCGAACGAGAAGGAGTTCAAAGATGTGAGCTACGGGGTCACCAGGGAATGGGGCCGGCAGCATGATCGGACCTGCCGCTGAGGAATCTCGACAGAAAAGTGATAGGTCTTAAGCAGGTATAGCCTGCAAACCGATTGTGCGTCAACAGGCGGTTGATTAAGAGGTCGCCAGGGCTTAGCCTCGGATGTGATTCGGGTAAGAGAGCAGAAGATGAAACTGCTTCTATGGAGCGGAAGAGGCTGTTTACAAAATGGTCGTTATTTTGAGGACTTTTGGGACCTGCGTGAAGCTAAGAGACTTCAGAAACCCCGAAGAAGTTGCAGATGAAGAAGCTTAGAGGTGCTCAAAATCAAAGCTAAATTGAGAACTAAACAGCCCATAGAAGGGAGGGAGGAGAGACGTGAGCCGTATTGCGAAAACCGTAACGGTGTTGCTGCTGGTCCCGGTGCTTCTGGCGGGTCTTTTCGTAGGCTGTGCTAATGGTAAAGAAGCCGAAGGTGTGACCATCACCATAGGAGAACTGACTGATCTTACAGGGCCAGCCTCGACCGCCTTGAGGCCAATACACTATGTAATTGAGGATGTAATCAGGCACTACAATGATGAAGCAGTCATCCCTGGGGTGAAAATAAAGCTGGCTACTTATAATACCCATTATGACCCTGCCAGGACACTGCCTGGGTGGGACTGGCTGAAAGGCAAGGGAGCAAAGTTTGTGATCACAATAATGGCAGCGGATGCTTTGCTGCTGAAGTCTCGTGCTGAAGAAGAGAAGACGCCGATAAGTTGCATGGGTACAACTATAGAACTGTTGGAGCCTCCTGGATGGGTATTTTCCTTCTCCACTACGCCTGGATGGAATACCAAGACTATCCTGAAATGGATTGCAGAGCATGAATGGGATGGCCAACAGCCTGCCAAAATTGGCTATTGTGGTTGGGCGCAGCCCCACGACCAAGAAGTAGCGAAAGCGATGAGGGAGTATTGCCAGGAGTACCAGGGGCAGTTTGAGCTCGTCGGTACCTATCTGCCACCTGTGGGAACAATGTCCTTCGTAAGTGAGGCACAGAAGTTGAAGGGTTGTGATTACGTGTTCTCGGTGGCAGGAATGGCCGTTGGAAATGTCATGAGGGACTACTTCGCTGTGGGTGGCAAGGGAAAGCTTGTGGATCCGGTGGGTGTCCTGTCCGCTGACCAGGGTTATCTCAGTGACCTGCTCGGCTGGAGTGCCATCGACGGATGGCTGACCATTCTTACGGCTCTAACCTTTACGACTCGTACAAGCATAACCACCTTCCTGTATGACCTGCTTCGCAGATATCGCTCCCCGGCGCAGGTGGAGAGAATCATGCACGATGGCGGCTACGCTGCGCCGGGTCACCAGGTGATTCCGATGCTCGAAGTTCTGAAGAAGGCAGCGCAAGAGGTGGGGATCGAGAACCTTGACGGCCAAGCCTACTACAATGCAGCGCTGACATATAAGACAACGTGGGAGGACTACCCTGAATGGGGTTTCAGCAACACGAAGCGGTATTTGATGAATCAACTGGCGATACATAAATACAGCGCAGAGAAGAAGGACCTGGTCTGGGTTAGCGGATGGGAGCCCATTGTAAAATGATCTAATGGGATTAGCCCTGAAAAAATTCCGTTTTTCAGGAGGCGACAGATTCGCTGGTGAGGGTCCGGGCATGTCTTCCACTGAAGATGTGGTTGGACTTCTTCAGGGAGAACCACAGTAGTCTGCGGGATGAAGGTAGTTCAAGGCTAAATGCGGCCGCTCCTCATCATAATACCTCCCCACTCTCCCAAGAACTCCCGCCCTTGGTGGAACTTTCCCACCTCGCTATTGCCGAGGGCTTCCTCACCCACACTGCGGTGATAGCACTCCATCTTGCCATTGGACTCAGGATGCCTCACACAGATAGGCATTCCCCTGAGACCCAGAGCCTACCTCGAGATGTTATAAATGTTTCTGCGCATTGAGCGGAATGGGTATTGACATGATCCATATCAAGTGTTATAATATGAAAATGATAAGTCGGTGCGGGTAACTGCGCCGAAAGGACTCAAGGAAAGATGAGAGAGGTTTCTGGCGTTTACGTCATGAGGGTAGCTTCGATGCTGACGGGGATGCACCCGCAGACCTTGCGTAGATATGAGCGAGTGGGGCTGGTGAGACCGTCGCGCAGTAATATGCTGCGGCTGTACTCGGACGAGGACGTTGCCCGCCTCAAAATGATTAAGCACCTGGTGGATGAGGTGGGGTTGAACCTGGCTGGCGTAGAACTGGCGCTCACCATGTATGACAGTATCCTCGATATGAAGAGGGAACTGGCTGCGGCTGAGATTGATGGTGAGTTGGGACAGCGGCTGACGGATCTGCTCGATGAGATGCTGGAGACTCTGGGGGTAGAGCAATAAGCGGTACTCAACAAGACCGAGAACGAGTCGTAGCTGAATATACCCGATGACAAGGAGGCAAAGAGATGGGAAAGGCTGTCGGAATTGATCTAGGAACTACTTTCAGTGAAGTGGCAGTGGTGCAGGGTGGGGAACCGGTGGTTATTCCTTCTGCTGAAGGCGGTAACACCATTCCTTCGGTAGTGGCCATAAGCAAGACTGGGGAACGACTGGTAGGGCAAGTAGCCAGGCGTCAGGCGATCGTGAATCCAGAGAATACTGTTTACAGCATCAAGAGATTCATGGGTCGTAGGTGGGGAGAGCCAGCGGGGCGAGAGTTGCCGGTGGAGGAAGATGCCCGCCGTAAGACCTACAAGGTGACGAAGGCACCTAACAACGATGTGCGGGTGTTGATGGGAGGCAAAGAGTACAGTCCGCCGGAAATATCGGCCATGATTCTGCAGAAGTTGAAGACAGATGCGGAGGCTTACCTGGGTGAGCCGGTCACGGACGCAGTGATCACGGTGCCGGCTTACTTCAATGACTCCCAACGGCAGGCAACCAAAGACGCTGGCAAAATCGCTGGTCTCAACGTGCTGAGAATAATCAATGAGCCAACGGCGGCCGCTCTGGCCTACGGATTGGATAAGAAGGGAGAGGAGAGGATCGCTGTCTATGACCTGGGTGGTGGTACCTTTGATATCTCTATTCTGGAGATTGGCGAGGGCACCTTCCAGGTCAAGTCTACCAGCGGTGATACTCATCTGGGTGGTGATGACTTTGACCAGAGAGTCATGGACTGGCTATGCGACGAGTACAAGCGAGACCAGGGTGTAGACCTGAGGCAGGATAAGATGGCTCTACAGCGGCTTAAGGAAGCTGCCGAGAAGGCCAAAATTGAGCTCTCCACCGTCCAGCAGACGGAGATAAACCTTCCCTTTATTACGGCTGATGCCAGCGGCCCGAAGCATCTGAACATTACCCTGACTCGGGCGAAGCTGGAGCAGTTGGTAATGGACCTGGTGGATAAGACCCTGGGCCCCTGTCGCCAGGCCCTGACTGATGCTGGGAAGACCTCAGCCCAGATTGACGAGGTGATCCTCGTTGGCGGTCAGACGAGAATGCCCCTGGTGCAGAAAAAGGTGAAGGAATTTTTCGGTAAAGAACCGAACAAGGGCGTTAACCCGGATGAGGTAGTAGCCATCGGGGCTGCTATCCAAGCCGGGGTTCTCAAGGGAGAGGTCAGGGATGTACTGCTTCTGGATGTGACCCCTCTTACCCTGGGTATTGAAACCCTGGGTGGGGTGATGACACCGCTTATCACCCGCAATACCACCGTTCCCACCGCCAAGAGTGAGGTATTCACCACGGCAGCAGATAGCCAACCCAGCGTGGAGATACATGTACTCCAGGGTGAGCGACCCATGGCGAAGGAGAACAAAACCATCGGACGTTTCATGCTGGATGGCATTCTGCCGGCACCGAGAGGCATGCCGCAGATCGAGGTCACCTTCGATATAGATGCCAACGGCATTCTGAACGTGTCGGCCAGAGATAAAGGCACCGGACGCGAACAAAAGATCACTATCACGGCTTCCTCCGGTCTCTCCAAGGAAGAGGTGGAAAAGATGGTGCGGGAGGCGGAGTTACACGCTGATGAGGACCGCAGGAAGAGGGAAGAGGCGGAAACCAGGAACATGGCCGATAACATGGCCTACAACGCCGAGAAGACCATGCGGGAACAGGGCGACAAGATACCGGCCGACCTGCGCTCGGAAGTCGAGGGCAAGATCGCTGGAGTCCGCACGGCACTCCAGGGTACGGATGCCCAGCAGGTACGGCGCGCCGTGGATGAACTGCAAGCGTCGCTTCAGAAAGTGGGCGCCGCTGTCTACGGCCAGGCCGGTGCGGGTGCAGGCAGACCTCCTGGCGATGCACCTCCGGGGGAACCGCCGCCTGATGGCACGGTGGAAGGGGAGTTCAGAGAGGTATAAGGCCGGCTTCCCCGTGTGAAACTTCCATCACAGGCAGGTTTCTAGTTCCTGCGGTATAGTAGCCTCAGAAGTCCCTGTGTGGCGTTGCCAGGAGGAGGCTAGCTCAAGACTCGTTACTTACGCTGGTGCTGCTGCATCGTCTGCGGTGACTCATATGTGAGGATTCCATCTGCATGTGAGTCACCGTTCTCGCAACCGCTCCGGAATGGGAAAACCCCGAGTGACTGGTATTAGACTTGAATAGCAACGGCTCCCAGAAAGGCTTCCGTTTCACACCACGGCCAGTTCATAATCAGCCTCAATTCCCTCAGCCTTAAGTATAGCGTCAAGTTCATCCTGGAAGAAGAACTTCGCTTCTCCAAAGGCCGGCTTCAGATCCGTATACCAGGTAGCATTCTCATCATACTCGGCAAAGAAAGGACGGGCGACCCAGTCAGGGTTTCTGCCCTGAATCATTCTGAAGGTCAGAGCCTTTCTGCCCTGTATCTCAGCTACACCTAGAATCTGGACTTTCCCCGGAACGCAAGACATACTCGGTCCACGCACGGTCCTGCATATTCCACTAACTGATTGATAAGCCTGTCTGAAAATTCGCCAGGCTTCCACCAGCGGAACAGAGAAATAATGCTGTGCTCCAGTGTCTCTGGCGATGAACATATAGTATGGTATGCAATCCAGGGCAACTTGTCTTCGCAACATGTCCGCCCAGACCTCAGGTGAGTTATTGATATGTCGTAACACAGGAGACTGGGTTCTTATCACAGCACCTGTCTCAAGAATTCTACCAATTGCATCTTTGACGGCACTTCCCTCAAGCTCAACGGGATGATTGAAGTGGGCCATAAATGCCAGATGTTTTCCCGCTT of the Chloroflexota bacterium genome contains:
- a CDS encoding ABC transporter substrate-binding protein, encoding MSRIAKTVTVLLLVPVLLAGLFVGCANGKEAEGVTITIGELTDLTGPASTALRPIHYVIEDVIRHYNDEAVIPGVKIKLATYNTHYDPARTLPGWDWLKGKGAKFVITIMAADALLLKSRAEEEKTPISCMGTTIELLEPPGWVFSFSTTPGWNTKTILKWIAEHEWDGQQPAKIGYCGWAQPHDQEVAKAMREYCQEYQGQFELVGTYLPPVGTMSFVSEAQKLKGCDYVFSVAGMAVGNVMRDYFAVGGKGKLVDPVGVLSADQGYLSDLLGWSAIDGWLTILTALTFTTRTSITTFLYDLLRRYRSPAQVERIMHDGGYAAPGHQVIPMLEVLKKAAQEVGIENLDGQAYYNAALTYKTTWEDYPEWGFSNTKRYLMNQLAIHKYSAEKKDLVWVSGWEPIVK
- the dnaK gene encoding molecular chaperone DnaK, encoding MGKAVGIDLGTTFSEVAVVQGGEPVVIPSAEGGNTIPSVVAISKTGERLVGQVARRQAIVNPENTVYSIKRFMGRRWGEPAGRELPVEEDARRKTYKVTKAPNNDVRVLMGGKEYSPPEISAMILQKLKTDAEAYLGEPVTDAVITVPAYFNDSQRQATKDAGKIAGLNVLRIINEPTAAALAYGLDKKGEERIAVYDLGGGTFDISILEIGEGTFQVKSTSGDTHLGGDDFDQRVMDWLCDEYKRDQGVDLRQDKMALQRLKEAAEKAKIELSTVQQTEINLPFITADASGPKHLNITLTRAKLEQLVMDLVDKTLGPCRQALTDAGKTSAQIDEVILVGGQTRMPLVQKKVKEFFGKEPNKGVNPDEVVAIGAAIQAGVLKGEVRDVLLLDVTPLTLGIETLGGVMTPLITRNTTVPTAKSEVFTTAADSQPSVEIHVLQGERPMAKENKTIGRFMLDGILPAPRGMPQIEVTFDIDANGILNVSARDKGTGREQKITITASSGLSKEEVEKMVREAELHADEDRRKREEAETRNMADNMAYNAEKTMREQGDKIPADLRSEVEGKIAGVRTALQGTDAQQVRRAVDELQASLQKVGAAVYGQAGAGAGRPPGDAPPGEPPPDGTVEGEFREV
- a CDS encoding acetone carboxylase subunit gamma; amino-acid sequence: MEYSKQDLKDLYDGKLPWEKVKEIMSRPKDDDRFDKYVEILQERVKWPERILLPIGEHLYIVEKGGERIVKCDCGHEFGDYRRNWKLSALIFARDTREKLEEIYPGVRCPDPNFCEVREYCCPGCASLLKVESVPVGYPIIFDFLPDIDAFYRDWLGRPLSNEKEFKDVSYGVTREWGRQHDRTCR
- a CDS encoding MerR family transcriptional regulator, whose amino-acid sequence is MREVSGVYVMRVASMLTGMHPQTLRRYERVGLVRPSRSNMLRLYSDEDVARLKMIKHLVDEVGLNLAGVELALTMYDSILDMKRELAAAEIDGELGQRLTDLLDEMLETLGVEQ